In Micromonospora sp. NBC_01813, the following are encoded in one genomic region:
- the fbaA gene encoding class II fructose-bisphosphate aldolase, whose translation MPIASPEVYAEMLDRAKAGAFAYPAINVTSSQTLNAALRGFADAESDGIIQVSTGGAEYLSGPTVKDMVTGSLAFAAFAHEVAKKYDVNIALHTDHCPKNKLDGFVRPLLAASKERVAAGGAPLFQSHMWDGSAVPLKENLEIASELLAEAAAAKVVLEIEVGVVGGEEDGVVGAIDEKLYTTVEDGLAMVEALGLGEKGRYIAALTFGNVHGVYKPGNVKLRPEILKEIQDAVGAKYGKDKPLNLVFHGGSGSLLEEIRAALDFGVVKMNIDTDTQYAFTRPVVSHMFSKYDGVLKIDGEVGDKKAYDPRAWGKAAEAGLAQRVVEACEHLRSTGTTLAK comes from the coding sequence ATGCCCATCGCCTCTCCCGAGGTCTACGCCGAGATGCTTGACCGCGCCAAGGCCGGCGCGTTCGCGTACCCCGCCATCAACGTCACGTCCTCGCAGACCCTCAACGCCGCGCTGCGGGGCTTCGCCGACGCGGAGAGCGACGGCATCATCCAGGTCTCCACCGGTGGCGCCGAGTACCTGTCCGGCCCCACCGTCAAGGACATGGTCACCGGGTCGCTGGCGTTCGCCGCCTTCGCCCACGAGGTCGCCAAGAAGTACGACGTCAACATTGCGCTGCACACCGACCACTGCCCGAAGAACAAGCTCGACGGGTTCGTCCGCCCGCTGCTGGCCGCCTCCAAGGAGCGCGTCGCCGCCGGCGGTGCCCCGCTGTTCCAGTCGCACATGTGGGACGGCTCGGCGGTGCCGCTCAAGGAGAACCTGGAGATCGCCAGCGAGCTGCTCGCCGAAGCCGCCGCCGCCAAGGTCGTGCTGGAGATCGAGGTCGGCGTGGTCGGCGGCGAGGAAGACGGCGTCGTCGGCGCGATCGACGAGAAGCTGTACACCACCGTCGAGGACGGTCTGGCCATGGTCGAGGCGCTCGGCCTCGGCGAGAAGGGCCGCTACATCGCGGCGCTGACCTTCGGCAACGTGCACGGCGTCTACAAGCCGGGCAACGTCAAGCTGCGTCCGGAGATCCTCAAGGAGATCCAGGACGCGGTCGGTGCCAAGTACGGCAAGGACAAGCCGCTCAACCTGGTGTTCCACGGCGGCTCCGGCTCGCTGCTGGAGGAGATCCGGGCCGCACTGGACTTCGGCGTGGTCAAGATGAACATCGACACCGACACCCAGTACGCGTTCACCCGTCCCGTGGTCAGCCACATGTTCAGCAAGTACGACGGCGTGCTGAAGATCGACGGGGAGGTCGGCGACAAGAAGGCGTACGACCCCCGGGCCTGGGGCAAGGCGGCCGAGGCCGGCCTGGCGCAGCGGGTCGTCGAGGCCTGCGAGCACCTGCGGTCCACCGGCACCACGCTGGCCAAGTAA